ATTTCATTACCATACTTGTCcgtatatcaatttaattttagaatgttACTCTCAAAAGGTATAAAACTAATGTAACGTCTAGCTGTTGAACTGTTTAATGGCCCACAATCAAATTTAACTGAGGATGGTGTATTGTGAATTCTGAGTTAAttttaaatgtgtttttataTAATGTTTATCAATATTAATAGCATAATCAATTAATAATAGTCTAATATTGTGAAAAGGTACAGTATCTAAAGATTCTGCACATAATTAAATGTACTGCATTTATTCCAACATGTACCCGTTGGTACTTTTGTATTCGTATAATACTGGTGGTATTGATTTTTACTGAACCAAGTGTATTAAATCTTTAAATACAGCACAAGCAAttgaatactactactattttaatcACTAAATTATACTATTCCACATGAAAATATAGAGCACTTGATAAAAGAAGGATAATCTTGACTGGTTTATCTTTATATAAAAAGAAATGATActttcttttattcattttttgtttagactgtaaaaaacattttttcccattttattttgataaaatctCATGATGTGAAATTCAAATGGTATCCTTTAacttatattttgaatttgaattttatgaattaaattcaAATGATATCCTtcaaattgtgttaagtgattTAAGTGATGAGAAAGTTAAATatgaaatagaataaagtagagatgtgaagagaaaataaagtaagaaatgagCTCTATTGTTTTTTGTTAAAAGGGAAATAACAtaattaggccatccacatccATGTCTCAATACCGTCCCTTAATcttctcatcccttaactatttatGGGCCTCACTACActttttaccccatctcttaactaagagacatcacatgcatccctccatctcatcccttaactattcattcaattttattttttatttttatttcgaacaaaatcaattaatatttcatttaaatattaaattaatactaataattcataaaatcattaaaaatcatgaaaattgCATAAtccgaaaatacgaaaaatacataattgaaatcctaatattacaatttattgaaatccggataatcatggaaagtgatgtggtgatcgtctaacggttgccaaattttgcccaaatgtgctccattagatcctcctggagttgggcATGGGCCATAGAATCATGTGTCATTGCCCGAACACACAGCCGCTCTTGCAAAgaaggatgcactccactgcgaggcggactacttgcggaaGAGCTTCctggggtttcagggtcgaaccaatttcccgcctcaggtccttcgtcggcgacaatcatgttgtgcaagattatgcacgtatacatgatgtcgaccatattctccataaaccacgtacgagccggagATTTGATAATGTAGAATTGATCTTgtagaaccccgaacgctctctccacatccttgcgagcaacctcttgcttctgcgcaaaaagagtttGTTTGTCGTCtatcggcctgttgaacgtctttacgaaggttggccacttcggatagatgtcgtcggcaagatagtaccccattttaaactggcggttgttagcgatgaagttgatggccggcgctttatcattcaaaacttcagtgaagaggtcggattggttgagctcGTTGATATGGATTAAGCGATTAGAAGCATCGTTTAACATCAATTTGCATTCGGTGAAATTTATTAGAAAAGGGAAATCGGATATTTAGAAAATACTAGAAGAACAAAAATCCACGTATAAAATTATTGCTATATTATAATCTTGAGAGGCAATCAGTTTAAACTTTATACTGTagtaatatttctttttttttaatcactgGATCTATTTGTTGTAATTCTCGTCTCATCCATTCATTCACCTTTAGAAAACAAATCTACCCTTTCTTCATCAATTTTTTATGTAAGTATTTTGAAATTCCGTAAATCAAACTAGGAATACAGTCATCAAATTGgaaattactttaattttttatactgCACGATTTCTTTTGATGTGGTACTAATCAAACTGGATTTTCTCTTTACACaactaaacaaaataaaatccaatgTAATTGCATCAGTAAATCTGACAACATTATCTTAGCTACTTAATCATAAACGCAATTAAATGTGGTGTCTGAATTTACTAAGAAAATCtagaattttgaaataaaaatagaaaataatccGTTGCCGTCCCAAATTAAATTGACAATTGCAAACTGTCTAGTCAAAAGTGGGGAAGagcgcctctctctctctctctctcaatttttttttatctctcattACTGCACATAAAAGTGCAAACTACTCAAAACCCACAATAATTAATTGAACAAATTAGTTTaaaaaatgaagtgaaaaaacAGACAAGCAACCACAATTGCATGTGTTAAAACACAATTTGAAAGTAACGTCTCCTTAGCCACGCGGCACGTGCCAACACAGGTGACCGttgcgcacacacacacacagtggCTTTCCCCACTTCACTAGCCGTTTGATTTAAAAACAGCTCCCCCCCTCCTCTCATTCCGCCATTGCTGAACCTCCTCTCCCTTCTTCCCCTCCTCCTCTCTGCTCCAGGAGCTCTGATTTTTTCAAGAAATTGGAAAATGGCTATTTCTGATGAGAACAATTCTGTTCAGATTAGACCAGCTAATGTTCAACAAGGTAAAAAAGATTGGATTTTGTGATGTGGGCCGGCTCAAGATTGCAGCTTTTTGCGTGAATTGATTTGCTCTCTTTGATTTAGGTGGGGGAGAAATGGAAGGGAGGAAGTTTGGAGGTGAGATCAAAGCTAACAGAAGAGCTCTTGGTGTGATTAATCAGAATCAATTTTGTGTTGTCAACAAGAGAGGCTTTGCAGAGTACTTATCTTAGCTCCCATCTTCtaatctctctctatctctctctgtGTTGAAGTTTTTAACACCATGTGAAAAAAAATCTCAGGTCTAATGGGGTTTGTGATAAGAATGGTCCAGTGCCAGCACATAGGCCAATCACAaggtaataaaataatttgtgctcaaattcaattttttttcccacatttgaatttttctgatttgattttctTGAATTTTGATAGGAAATATGCTGCTCAAATGGCAGTCTCGCAGCATCAATGCCCTGAGGTAATGGGCTAGTAATAGATCTTGTTTCGGATTGGATCCTTAGTTGAATAGCAAGAGTTGCTAAGAATCTTTTGTTTTGTTACTAGGAATCTAAGAGGTCAAAGACATCATCATCAGGCATTGAGTTCACAGTGTGGGAGGATGTCCCTTTGACAGATGCAGATGATAATGTGGCAGATAAAGACCAGCCTATGCCTATGTCGTTGGAGAAATCAAAATCGGAGATCGAAAAGGATCAAATGGTAGCAACCCTTTTTCACATTGATGAATAATACTAGTTCTTGCTCCTTAGCTAGTTTATTGAGTTTGGGAGAAAATTCACAATGTAGGAGGTTGAAATGGAAGACATATTCGAAGAGACTGTTTTGGACATCGACGGTGGCGACCCGAAGGATCCGCTTGCTGTCGTGGACTACATTGAAGATCTGTATGCCTCTTACAAGAAAATGGAGGTGAGGAAATGGAAATCCTAATGATTTAGCTTAGTTTTGATGTTTTGAAGTAAAATGTGGCCTTTTTCCtattcaagaatttcatttttgGTGTGCAAAAATAGCTCCTATGATTAGATATTGAATACTGTCAATGAAAATAGAGACAAAAGGGAGCTCAATGTgtgttttgaatttgaattcgtTTAGATAAAGGTAGGCTGATTATGCATCTAGGCACTTTACAAAATAACCAAATTGTCACATGTTGGTATTGAGCTGTCATTTTATTCTTCATAAATGCTAATTTTGAATGCTGTAGATCCACCACATGGTGAGCTTTATTAAttccatatttttttgttttgtgttgcAGAGTTCAAGCTGTGTTTCACCATGTTACATGTCACAACAATTTGACATAAATGAGAGAATGAGGGCTATTCTCATTGACTGGCTCATAGAGGTAATTAATTACTAATGCTTCAAAGTGTAACTTGTCTTAATCTTGTGAAACTTACTGTTTTTCTACTAATGATCAATAGGTGCACCACAAATTCGAGCTACGAGAAGAGACATTGTTTCTTACGGTTAATCTAATTGATCGGTTCTTGGAGAAGCAATCCGTGGTGAGGAAGAAGCTGCAGCTAGTCGGCCTGGTCGCCTTGCTTCTCGCCTGCAAATACGAGGAAGTCTCGGTCCCTGTTGTCGATGATCTGGTCTTCATCTCGGACAAAGCTTATACAAGGAAGGAAGTTCTTGAAATGGTACATATATTAACTAATCCGCAATCACAACACAACTCATTCAATTTGTGACATTCAAGAACTGATTTTTAAGTCCATTTTTTGCAGGAGAGGTTGATGCTGAACACATTGCATTTCAACATGTCTGTCCCAACTCCTTTTGTTTTCATGAGGCGATTCCTCAAAGCCGCTCAATCAGACAAGAAGGTCGGTCGAATAAACAATCTTTGATGAGCTTCTGAAACCAAACACTAACAAGAAAAATCAAGAATCTAAATGTGTCTAATGTGTTAACAGCTTGAGATGCTCTCACTTTTCTTGATTGAGCTATGCCAAGTGGAGTACGAGATGCTCAAGTATCCGCCCTCGTTTGTCGTGGCTGCTGCCATATACACGGCCCAGTCGACGCTCTACGGTGGCGGGCAGTGGAGCAAGACTTGCCAGTGGCACACAGGCTACTCAGAAGAGCAACTATTGTGAGTCTTGATCTATCCTTATCCTATGATGATGCTTGTGTTTTGAGGCTAAAGCTCGGTTTTTTTTTACTCAGGGAATGCTCGAGGCTGGTGGTGGGGCTGCACGAGGGGGCCGGGACGGGGAAGCTGACCGGGGTTCACAGAAAGTACAACACATCTAAATATGGATATGCAGCGAGATGTGAACCAGCACATTTTCTTCTTGTACAGGCTAACCAAACTAGTTAGTACATGTGATTGATTTGGAGTGAAATTTAATTAGGGGGCACTGCACTAGTTGTTGAGATTAATTAGAGTTTAATGATAGAGAAATTAAATAACCAGGTTAGCAGCAACTTTGAGTTGGGATTAATTGCCAATTATTCATTCTGATTCGAACAAGTGTAGAAACTCTGCACTTTCTGATTGTTATTACTTATTACATTTGATTGGGAAATAAATACCATCtcttttgttattgtttggttaTTTAACTTCAATGTTTCAAATTAAGTAaagtttgaatttgaattatgtgTAAGACCGTTCGTTGTTGAATCTCAGATGCTGATTACCTGTCAAATTTATTACTAAAATAATACACGAACGGTATGGTATTTATTTTACATTAGGAATAATTTGAATCTCAGATTTTGATCACCTGTCAAATTTAATATAGTACACGAACGGTATGGAATAAATTTTAGGAATAATTTGAGTGTTTTTTTACTATTAGTTCTTTTGAAAGAAAAATGATGTTTATGGAGCTGAGATTGATTCCAAGATTTTGGTTGCAGTTCACAGCTCATATAAATCACATGGAGTAACTAAATGGTGAAAATAAATGtctaatttcatttttactaatttttagtAAATATATCTTACATTAtactaatttattttacttatattttagtataaaattaaatagtattcctaatatataaaaataagatttacatttttttatccatttttctttataaataatTCCTTAAAATTTCCGTTGGTCAAAAAATTAGTCATCTTTAattagatggagggagtatatatgcATATTATATTACTCGTAAATCAATTTTGACGAATAAATATTTAGTTTGCATACATTTAACGAAACATATCTCTTTTTGGCTTTGTTTTGAATAAAAATTCATTGGTACACGTACATTCTATTGGAGttgttgtgatcaattgagatttttttagcttaattgagaattgagatgcactcactcatttttattaaatgcatcttaattctcaattaaattaataaatcttAACCTAATGGGACCGTATTCTATCGTCAGTAACCGATTACCATTTGtgaatatagaaaaaaaaaaaagagcgTGACCATTATGTGGAATATTAGTCTAAATTATTGTCCTTCCTTTTCACTTTTCAGCTACCAACCACCCGGATTCAATATTAAATATTCCTACATAAAATCATTTCCCacaaatcattttatttattatgagtAATTTAGTTCTATTAAAGCGTTTTAGTTCACAATACAAATTTTATTACATAAAGCGAACTAAAATGTcattatagtgaactaaatatTTCACGAAGTAAATATACTTCATtgtaaattatactccatagtGTGAATTAAATCGCTTTAATAGTGAACTAAAATCGTCTTTGTAATGAATTAAATTGCTCTTACAGTAAATTAACATCATttttataatgaactaaattcGTGTTATCTTATTATGTATTTaagattaattatattttatgatttaagattagttatactttgatcatctctcgttattataaataattagatCGACACAAATCAAGAAGATTAAAGATTAATGTCCGCTGATAAAatatacttcattcgtcccttaaattttgtcacattttgatcggacacgagttttaagaaatgtaatggaaagtgagttgaaaaaattagtagagaaagggtcctacttttatataggagtattagtgttatacttcctccgtcacaCAAGAATATGcgctattttctttttagtccgtcccataaaaatatgcattttccagttttgaaaactattttctctctaatgaggtgtgactcattctctactaataatactttatatatatttttttctctctacatctctcttactttacattaaaactcgtgccgacctcaaagtgcattttttttggaaacggagggagtaataaaatgtgaataaaaatgagttaatggaatgtgatattcactactaaaaatgataaaagtgaaagatAAATAGGAAATTTTGAGGAATGGAGTGAAATCAgtgaatatttaattttgtcaaaTTAGAATGTATACGGAGTATCCAATTTTGAATATTGATTTATACTCTGTATAATTATATCCCACCAACCCCCAACCTGCTCAcactctcttctcttctcttctcttctcttctcctccGCCTTCTTTCCAAAATGTCCATCTCAATGTCGTCCGCCGCCACCACTCCCCTCACCCACCTCAACCCCACCGCACCCTCCCAAATCTCCGCCTTCCCCacctccctctccctccccaCCCCCTCCCCCACTCGTCCCCTCTCCATCACCTGCTCCTCCTCCACCCTCCAATCCCaaacctccaccaccaccgacCGCCTCTTCAACTTCGCCGCCGGCCCCGCCACCCTCCCCGAAAACGTCCTCCTCAAAGCCCAATCCGAGCTCTACAACTGGCGCGGCTCCGGCATGTCAGTCATGGAGATGAGCCACCGCGGCAAGGAGTTCCTCTCCATCATCCAAAAGGCCGAATCAGATCTCCGCTCCCTCCTCAGCATCCCCCCCGATTACACCGTCCTCTTCCTCCAGGGCGGCGCCACCACTCAGTTCGCCGCCGCGCCCCTCAACCTCTGCAGCAGCCCCACCCACGCCGTCGATTATATCATCACCGGATCCTGGGGCGACAAGGCCTTCAAAGAGGCCGCCAAGTACTGTAACCCTAATTCCATCTGGAGCGGCAAATCCGACAAATACACCAAAATCCCCAATTTCGATTCCCTCAATCAAACCCCCGGCGCCAAATTCCTCCACATCTGCGCCAATGAAACCATCCACGGCGTCGAATTCAAGACCTACCCTACCCCGGCGGGCGAAAACGAGGTCCTCGTCGCCGACATGTCCTCCAATTTCTGCTCCAAACCCGTCGACGTCACCAAATTCGGCATGATCTACGCCGGCGCGCAGAAGAATGTAGGCCCCTCGGGCGTCACCATCGCAATCATCCGATCCGATTTGATCGGGAAAGCGCAGCCGATCACGCCGGTGATGCTGGACTACAAGATCCACGCCGACAACAATTCGCTCTACAACACGCCGCCGTGCTTCGGAATCTACATGTGCGGGCTGGTTTTCGAGGATCTCGTGGAGCAGGGCGGGTTAGCGGAGGTGGAGAAGAAGAATGTGAAGAAGGGGAGTCTTCTTTACGATGCAATCGATGGGAGCAAGGGGTTTTTCCGGtgccccgtggagaagagcgttCGGTCGCTGATGAACGTGCCCTTCACGCTGGCGAAGCCGGAGCTGGAGGCCGAGTTCGTGAAGGAGGCCGCCAAGGAGAAGATGGTGCAGCTCAAGGGGCATCGGTCGGTTGGAGGGATGAGGGCTTCCATTTACAATGCGATGCCGTTGGCCGGAGTGGAGAAGCTTGTGGCTTTCATGAAGGATTTTCAGGCAAGGCATGATCATGCTTGATGGATTTGGTTTTTTGATTGTGAAATGGGTGTTTTTGCTTCTTCATTGCTAGATTTTGAGTTCTTGCTTAATGAGTTTTGTGTGGCGATTTGAAAGCATGGATGGATTTTGGTTTAGGTTTAGTCAGTCAAGTCTTGTTTTTTCCTGTttgaaataataacaataataagaTTTCAGATTTATGTTGTTATTTGAGAGTTGATATTCTCATGGATTTTGTTTTTGGTGTATTACTCTTCTTGTAAtatcaatttataaattttgtcaTGTTTGTGTTTGCCAGAAAATGTCTTACTGTTATTTATTATAATACTCTTCGTTGAATAAAATATCTTGCAAAAAAGTTATGGTGGCCGGAATATGGACGTGACAGCCAAATTACACGTTCAGTGCCCAAATAAAACGTCGATTTTACACATTCAGTACCCAAAACTACACATGGACTTTGCATTGTTCTTCGGCCTTGTGTTGTACATTACAACATTGGAATACAATTTGAATGGGGACTAAAAAGATCCTTTGCTTTCAGTATCAGTAAAACTATGGGAAATTTCTCATTCACCACTCTAAATCCATCAAAGAACCAAATGGAAATAATGTTTGCCAGAGAAACTACACGTGTTACAGCATCGCACAGCCTCAGTTTGCATCTTACACATATCGAAATTACAAAGACGGGTGCAGTTCCATCAGCAGCAGCGACACGATAGAACATCGTAGCAAGTATAAGGTCTGGACTTCTCCTCAAGTTCTTGAGCTGTAGGTAGTCTTTCCATTCTGTacatgctgctgctgctgctgcttctagcACAACAGAATAGATACAAATTCCTGCAAACTCCTTCGTTGAATGGATACACTCTCTCAGGAATCCCCCTGTATAGTATACACTcattaataa
This DNA window, taken from Salvia splendens isolate huo1 chromosome 18, SspV2, whole genome shotgun sequence, encodes the following:
- the LOC121777016 gene encoding phosphoserine aminotransferase 2, chloroplastic-like; the protein is MSISMSSAATTPLTHLNPTAPSQISAFPTSLSLPTPSPTRPLSITCSSSTLQSQTSTTTDRLFNFAAGPATLPENVLLKAQSELYNWRGSGMSVMEMSHRGKEFLSIIQKAESDLRSLLSIPPDYTVLFLQGGATTQFAAAPLNLCSSPTHAVDYIITGSWGDKAFKEAAKYCNPNSIWSGKSDKYTKIPNFDSLNQTPGAKFLHICANETIHGVEFKTYPTPAGENEVLVADMSSNFCSKPVDVTKFGMIYAGAQKNVGPSGVTIAIIRSDLIGKAQPITPVMLDYKIHADNNSLYNTPPCFGIYMCGLVFEDLVEQGGLAEVEKKNVKKGSLLYDAIDGSKGFFRCPVEKSVRSLMNVPFTLAKPELEAEFVKEAAKEKMVQLKGHRSVGGMRASIYNAMPLAGVEKLVAFMKDFQARHDHA
- the LOC121775849 gene encoding G2/mitotic-specific cyclin-2-like; this translates as MAISDENNSVQIRPANVQQGGGEMEGRKFGGEIKANRRALGVINQNQFCVVNKRGFAESNGVCDKNGPVPAHRPITRKYAAQMAVSQHQCPEESKRSKTSSSGIEFTVWEDVPLTDADDNVADKDQPMPMSLEKSKSEIEKDQMEVEMEDIFEETVLDIDGGDPKDPLAVVDYIEDLYASYKKMESSSCVSPCYMSQQFDINERMRAILIDWLIEVHHKFELREETLFLTVNLIDRFLEKQSVVRKKLQLVGLVALLLACKYEEVSVPVVDDLVFISDKAYTRKEVLEMERLMLNTLHFNMSVPTPFVFMRRFLKAAQSDKKLEMLSLFLIELCQVEYEMLKYPPSFVVAAAIYTAQSTLYGGGQWSKTCQWHTGYSEEQLLECSRLVVGLHEGAGTGKLTGVHRKYNTSKYGYAARCEPAHFLLVQANQTS